One Gossypium arboreum isolate Shixiya-1 chromosome 13, ASM2569848v2, whole genome shotgun sequence genomic window, AGGGCAGCCTTTGGTAAGAAATGCAAATATCAAGATTCTTTCATATCAGTTGCTGCGGACCAAACGAAGCTGGTTTCTGGTTTCTTTGTTTCTGAATTTTTTCCTTCACTTCAATTCCTGGATGTTGCTTCGGGTGTGAAGTATAGAGTTGAAAAGACTCATGCAGAAGCTGATAGGATTCTTCAGAGCATTGTTAATGATCACAAAGAAAGTAGAGCAAGAGGCAGAAGTAAAGATGACAGGGAAGATCTGGTTGATCTTCTTTTAAGGCTTCAGGAAGATGACGAATTCCCTTTAACTGATAACAACGTCAAAGCCATCATATTAGTGAGTCCATTATCTTTTACTGGAATTTGGTAATTGTTGTCAAAATTTTATGGCCATAatgttatttataattttgttttaGGATATTTTCACTGCCGGAAGTGAGACATCTGCATCAACTGTAGAATGGGCATTGTCGGAAATGATTAAAAATCCAAGAGTTATGACAAAAGCACAAGCAGAGGTAAGGCAGGTATTCCAAGGAAAAGGAAATGTGGATGAAACAGGCATTCATCAACTTCAATATCTAAAGTGTGTTATAAAAGAAACCTTAAGACTGCACCCTATTTTACCTTTATTGCTTCCAAGAGAATGTGGCAAGAATTGTGAGATTAATGGATTTGAGATACCTTCCAAGACCAGAGTGATTATCAATGCCTGGGCAATTGGGAGAGATCCAAATCATTGGGCTCAGCCTGAAAAATTTGAGCCTGAAAGGTTTATCAACAGTTCAGTAGATTTCTTGGGAACAAATTTTGAGTTCATTCCATTTGGCGCTGGAAGAAGGATATGTCCAGGCATACTATTTGCAGTGCCAAATCTAGAGCTACCACTTGCCCAACTGTTGTTCCATTTTGATTGGAAGTTGCCGAAGCAAGAAGATATAGATATGACCGAGGAGTTTGCCTTGTCCGTGAGGAGGAAAACTGATCTAGTCTTAGTTCCTACTCCTTACCATGCTTCTATTATCGTTTCCTACAAGCACAAGGAGGATATATTTGTCTAGGCATATCATAGATTAAATTCTGCTCTTAGTCCTTCGTATTTAGTTATTGTATTTTAACTTGattaaatattagtttttataattttttgaattggTCACTTTTAGTCGAAACCTAAACAGTAGTAGTTAAATCAGTttggttaaatttaattattcCTATACTATATTTACATATGTAGATTTGATCCATATTCTTCAATTAGATCATTTTAATTCCTGTACTTTTCTAATTTTGATATTTCAATCTTGACACAAGTAATAATAGTTAATCATTAATTAGATTTTTAGTAAGTAATATGCAGAAAAAATAAGCTAATATGGTATTACACATAAGATAATATATCTGGCGCATAAAATTTGGAAATAATAAAACTTATATACTGAAATAAAAATTGTTCCCAGCACTCATCGACACGTAATCGAAATAACATCTACTCGATCTATCTTATGGCATGCTAATTATATTTAACTTTTCCTGAACAATTAATAGGGCAACAAcaattaaattccaaatatatttcagtttcaCAATTCATCATATTCAATTCATCAATCAAATAATCATTTCACATGCATAATAACATGAATCAATCCAATtcaaagttaatttcacattttcataaatttacactatttttgagtatttttataaaatacataCCGGTGCTGTTTGATACAGTGGCGgtacaaaaaattattttctttttaaatgtaATGATAGTTGAATGATTGGGGGGAATTTGGGGAGTGCTGCCTGACATTTCGACAACACCTGTTGTGCAAtgttgaatttttataaaatacataCCGGTGCTGCCTGATACAGTGGCGgtacaaaaaattattttctttttaaatgtaATGATAGCTGAATGATTGGGGGGAATTTGGGGAGTGCTGCGTGACATTTCAACAACACCTGTTGTGCAATGTTGAATTTTTCTATTTACACTGTTTTCGagtatttttataaaatacataCCGGTGCTGCCTGATGCAGTGGCGgtacaaaaaattattttctttttaaatataatGATAGCTGAATGATTGGGGGGAATTTGGGGAGTGCTGCCTGACATTTCGACAACACCTGCTGTGCAATGTTGAATTTTTCTATATCTGTACATAATTTGTAGTGTGCCtattttagtaaataattttttttgcatTATTAGTGTAAAAAATCTCAATAAATGACAAAGAAATTActtatagttttattttatatttaaaattccaTGTCATATACTTAACAGCCACGTCACTGTTTAGTGATTTACTGATTTtggactaaaataaataaaataataagttaaatgattattttataaattttaaaaattagagataatttaataaaaaaaatttaatagttgGATGGATATTTATAGAATTTATCCTTAAATTTAAACCGGACACGAAAGCATGGGGACTAGATTTGTTCATGGGTCAAACTGCTCGGCCTGAAGTCCTACCCGAAAAGTGGTAGggtttaagtaaaaatataagcCCGAAAAATGAGTTTGAGCAAAAtgatattttttacaattttattgttatttttattattttgttactcttttcttattatttttcactattttgctaccatttcacaatatgttgttactattttgttgttattattttgatattgtataactcttattttattattaattttgttactattttaaaggtatttgtttattaagttgcatctattttagtgttatttaaatatatatatatatattaaaacatttatttttaatttgttaggaaatatttattttaatatttttagtatttttgatgtattatattttaaaaaatatatatataaaaataatataaaaattaatacaaatGGATCAAACTGAgcttaaattttagtatttttttatctaaaccaaatttaaataaaattttaaacctatATTTTAAACTCAACATAAATTTAATAAacgaacttaaaattttaattggatAATAGGAGCCACGTAGTTATGAAGGTCATTGATTTCGATGCCTACCCACCTTATTAAGAAACCATGTAGTGCTGAAGATCATTTATTATGATGCCTACCAACGTTATTAAGAAACCATGTAGTTCTGAAGATCATTGATTTCAATCCCTACCCCCATTATTAAGAAAGAGAGTCGCAAATAATTGAAGACACTGGACTGACAACGGCAATTTTCATTGATCGAGAAAGTGGTAGCAGAGGGAGGTAATCAATCAAAAGTTGAATGTAAATGGCAGAGAGGGGTAATCAATCAAAAGTTGAATGTAAATGGTCTTTTTATCCCATGGTGCTAGTGGTCAATCTCAAATTGACAAAAAGGAAAAGTTATGAACCAGGTGGTTAGCAAAAATTAGAGCAAATTGGGATTAACTATCCACTTAGTCACGCAACGTTATCAAAATGAAATTTTGTAATTCTgttatttaaattttagaatgattttattttaattattcaagcattaattgtataatttaaattatgtttATACTTTGATTTTACTcattcaatttttaaattttttttaaaatattgatagAGGTAAAAGAAAAACATTAAAGATTGAAATGAAAAGCAacagaaactaaaataatatattaaaatttgttaaattgtataTGTTATCCTCTTTCAgaagttatgattttttaatattagaatcttaaatttcaaaacatcaaaatcaattaaataaagggataaatctcaaaattatatatgaactaTAGTTTAATACGCAATTGtatatatgaactttaattttgtgcaattttataatgaaattttaatttgattcaattcttgtaaattattaacacaattattggtataacatcattttatgtttacataaataattgtatttatccaatataaaaataaattgatgtatttatttttttaaatgtgaattattaaatcaaaattgaaGTTTCTagtatacatttgaaccacaattagagtttcatgtgtataattgcaccaaatcaaaattcatgtataattttgagatttatcctttaaataaattattaaaacttTTTATCATTGATACTGTCAACCGATTTGTTACTATAATATCagaactaattaaattaattaatttaatccttctaaaatttattttatatttccatatcaaaataactcaaataactcatatttaataattgtttatggaactaaatttattattattatattatcttAAATCCTCCCTTAAAAGTAAAGCAAAATTCCTtttgattaaaaaattaattaattttacctTTCTATTCCTAAcaaaaccatttttttaattACAATAGATTTTTGCTTTGCTTTTAGCGAAGCATGAATTAAAATCATAtaatcaaaaaaatttaaattttattgacaattattaaatatgagttaTAGGAGTTGATTTAAtttaaaagtagaaaataaaattttaaattttatatggagattaaattaattaatttaggcttgtttgtttattaagaaaatattttccgaaaatgatttctggaaaataatttacttttctAGAAATGATTTACATTTCTGGCGTTTGGATGAACCtgtataaaatattttctgttatttggcagatttcctgaaaatatttttcaaaaagctgttttaaattaaacaaatatatatttaagaatttattatcttttcatggtttaattgagtttattatatatatatatatatatatatatatatatattaataaatttatatttaaaattacttTTACATATCTTGCAaggatttatttatataaataaataaatcaaattaaatatataataatattcaattattaaactagaatattaaccgtcataatttgaaaacaaccaaagtcaaataaattatttgtaattgttaTTTAAAAATGTTATTTACAATTCCTGGATGCGATTACACAACACTATCATGTTCCAAGAAACTAAATTGGCCTGCTTCTCAATGTTTGCTTCACCAAAAATCACAAACAATTCTTGAAAACTTTACATGAATTTTTTCTACAGGTAATTTTAGACTACACATCATACACTGGCAGTCGCTCTTCGATAGAAACACGGCAAATTGGGTACCTTTTACACTTCTCACAGCATGTATTGAGATGCAAATTAGTCAGATAAAAAAGAATGCATGATTCCACATCCTTTGATAATAAATGTAATATTATGCATGGTCATAAGACAAAGGTTACAATTTTGTAAGTAATTACCATAAACATACATACATGAGAAGTTATGATGCCTTAGCCGTAGATTTAGGAGATATACCAACGCATTAATCATTACTGATAGAGCACGTGATAGCCAGAATGAACGAACTTTAGCAATATTTATGGGGATGGATAGATATGAATACCTGCAGAGGCCATGATGCCTACATGGGAGGAGGACTATGTTGATTTGTTCTTCGAAGCAAACTCTACAGAGAATCTTTTTCTGACAGATTCATTAAATTAACAAGTAAGCAATACCATAGATAACGGCTCAACAGTTATAATAACTAGGTTAGAACTTATGTTTTCCCCTGAAATatacatttttgaagtctttcAAACTTCTGCTGGCTAAACTCGGTGATTTTGGCCTGCTCACGGACTACAACTTTTAATCTCCAAATCTGTATTTAAAGGAAATGAAGATTTTATCAATACAACATCATTAGATGGTAAACAGGATTTCACATATTATATAGCCATCAAGTTGGACAAAAACAATTGCAAAAATAAAGTAGAATTCaattaaatttcattaaaaaaaaaacttaaactaAAGCATAAGCGTATACTTTTACGATTTGAAGATAACAAGTACTGGCCTCTTCAACCAGATCTGATTTAGGCATTTTCTTCACAGAATCAGGTGAGAAAGTGTTATATCTGAACGTTAAGAGGATGAAAGATAAGATTAGCATAGagacaagaagaggaaaaaatcTGTTACAATCTCTCATCTCTGTAATACTCAAGAAGCCCCGTAGCATGCAATAGAAGCAACTGGTACTTATGATGAGAACACACAAGCATTGTTGATAAATTCAGCATAACAACAATAACTCATCATGTAGCCTCCATTGTTTAGTTTCCAATGCTTTTTAAAACATTCTTTACATCCAAGAATTGAAAGCAAAGATTATACATTTCTAGAATGTAACTCACAAGATGTAGAAAATACTTTAAACAATAATACTCGAATAAAGAAGACTATAATTTGAAACAACATGAAGGGCATTATAACCGAAACAAGCACATGATTAACTTCATCCACAAAAATATCCAGTAATTAAAATCTTACTTTTATCCCTAGATCATGTGGATTAAGAATAGCTATATAAACCTCAAAGTTTGCCGAAGAACCAGGCAATGGTTGAACATTAATGCCCTACTTCTTTTCATCCAAATGAAATGCTGCCAAAGCCCTCTGGCAAAGTATTTCAAGTTCATCAATGTACTCATTACCACCATAGTACCTGCAATAAACAAAAAGATAATTGGCTGCTAAATCAAAaccaaaaatagaattaaatctcTTTTCACTTTGGTCAATTATACATAGTATATACCTTTTACCAGGTAGTCTTTCGGAATACTTGTTTGGGAGGCATGGCCCAACTACCTCCATCAGAGAACAGGATGTAAACCATCAATCTGCCCCCTTAAAACACACAATAACAGAAGCTTTTCAGTTTACAAATTATAGAACCATAAATTTCCGTTATCAACATCCATGAGATAGTCAAGCATTGAACATTGCTTCTCACAGAAATGCAAATTCTTAAGCAACTAGCAATTCTAATTTCAAAACACTGCAATTAGTA contains:
- the LOC108461411 gene encoding cytochrome P450 71D10-like, which encodes MEFGIPLFHIFISFLLVLLIAIRSVRKSKARSLTHRLIPGPRKLPLIGNLHQLAGSTLPHRTLRDLATKYGAVMHLQLGQVSTVVISSAEMAEEIMKTHDIVFASRPLLLAAKIITYECTDIVFSPYGKYWRNLRKICTSELLSASRVASFRSIREEEVLNLVKTIKSNDGLAVNLSQKVFSMTYGITARAAFGKKCKYQDSFISVAADQTKLVSGFFVSEFFPSLQFLDVASGVKYRVEKTHAEADRILQSIVNDHKESRARGRSKDDREDLVDLLLRLQEDDEFPLTDNNVKAIILDIFTAGSETSASTVEWALSEMIKNPRVMTKAQAEVRQVFQGKGNVDETGIHQLQYLKCVIKETLRLHPILPLLLPRECGKNCEINGFEIPSKTRVIINAWAIGRDPNHWAQPEKFEPERFINSSVDFLGTNFEFIPFGAGRRICPGILFAVPNLELPLAQLLFHFDWKLPKQEDIDMTEEFALSVRRKTDLVLVPTPYHASIIVSYKHKEDIFV